One window of the Primulina eburnea isolate SZY01 chromosome 18, ASM2296580v1, whole genome shotgun sequence genome contains the following:
- the LOC140819683 gene encoding uncharacterized protein — MGDHSRTNSHDLFHVLGFGSICKACRSLVSKCYPEKRSSFPKKIESKSKPKSIQKDCKSRKDRASDKGNKNEMKESRHDSNGSTRGLFKHKSFNSHVSQSGRSSPPPLTRTTSYNYSSLSRSTSRNQTTMAPARASLSKTMSRRNSLEKQVSPLPRTLSKSLSRKGSTLIMYSNSSGLVKPPAMEQELECTLEEMCFGCIKKVNITTDTVTENGQIIEEDKVLTIKVKPGWRKGTKITFEGMGNEIQGMYPADVIFVVAEKQHPSFRREGDDIQLEVEIPLVEALTGCTLAVPLLEGRVISVEIDDVIYPGYEKIIEGQGMPRQKDPKTRGNLIITFSVEFPKELTDEQRSNIVDILQDTR, encoded by the exons atGGGAGATCATTCAAGAACAAATTCCCATGATTTGTTTCATGTTCTTGGATTTGGAAGCATCTGCAAAGCATGCAGATCCCTCGTCTCCAAATGTTATCCTGAGAAAAGATCATCATTCCCTAAGAAAATCGAGTCGAAATCGAAGCCTAAATCCATTCAAAAAGATTGCAAG AGCCGTAAAGACAGAGCTTCAGACAAAGGAAACAAGAATGAAATGAAGGAATCAAGGCACGATAGCAACGGTTCCACCAGAGGTTTATTCAAGCACAAAAGTTTCAATAGCCATGTGAGCCAATCCGGTCGATCGAGCCCCCCTCCTCTCACACGCACCACTAGCTACAACTACTCTTCTCTCTCGAGAAGCACTAGCAGGAACCAAACAACAATGGCACCAGCCAGAGCCTCCTTATCGAAGACCATGAGCCGAAGAAACAGCCTAGAAAAACAGGTGTCTCCCCTTCCGCGCACGCTCTCCAAAAGCCTGAGTAGGAAGGGTTCGACCCTTATCATGTATTCTAACTCAAGTGGGCTCGTAAAACCTCCTGCTATGGAGCAGGAACTCGAGTGCACACTCGAGGAGATGTGTTTCGGATGCATCAAGAAGGTCAATATCACAACAGACACAGTTACAGAGAATGG GCAAATAATAGAAGAAGACAAAGTTTTGACCATAAAAGTGAAGCCCGGATGGAGGAAAGGAACAAAAATAACCTTCGAAGGCATGGGAAACGAGATACAAGGGATGTACCCCGCAGACGTAATATTTGTAGTTGCAGAGAAACAGCACCCATCCTTCCGCCGAGAAGGAGACGATATACAACTGGAAGTAGAGATTCCATTGGTAGAAGCTCTCACCGGATGTACTCTAGCAGTACCTTTGTTAGAGGGCCGAGTCATAAGCGTGGAAATCGACGATGTTATATACCCAGGTTATGAGAAGATCATAGAAGGACAAGGCATGCCAAGGCAAAAGGACCCGAAAACAAGAGGAAATTTGATAATCACATTCTCAGTTGAGTTCCCTAAGGAATTGACAGACGAACAACGGTCCAATATTGTTGATATTTTACAGGATACTAGATGA